The DNA region GTGGAAAACATCACCATTCTGAAAGACGCCTCAGCCGGAGCCATCTATGGTGCCCGCGCAGCCAATGGAGTCATTCTGGTGACCACCAAACGCGGTATGTCGGGCAAGCCCCGTTTCTCCTACAATGGCCGCATCGGAATGACGCAGCCTACACGCTTTCCGAGATTAATGAATGCCTACGAATATGCTTCCACCTACAACAACGGCTTACAGAACATGGGCATAAAAGATACCGACCCACGCTATTTCACCAACGAGCAGTTAGCATCGTATGCAGATGGATCGGTAGGTACAGACTGGTGGAAACTCTGTATGCAGGATTTCTCTTTCCAGCAGGCACACAATTTGACCGTAAATGGCGGAACAGATGCCGTAAAGTATTTCTTCTCTTTGGGATATACCGATCAGGAAGGCATGTTCCACGGTAGCGGATATACCCGTTATAATTTCCGTTCCAACGTAGATGCCACCATAACGAAATACCTGACAATCAGCGTTAACGTAGATGCTTACCTAAGCAAAGCAAAGGCAAGAGACTACTCGGAAGGCAAGATATTCGACAACATCATCCAGCAGCGCCCGTTTCTGACCGCCTATAACCAAACCACCGGACTGCCTATCAACACAACCGGAGAGCATCCGGGGGAAATGTTGAAAACAAAAGGGTATAACAATCACGACTATAACAACTTTTATAGCACGGTCTCTTTCAAGCATGAATTGCCTTTTGTACTAAAAGGCCTTTCTGTCTCCGGACTTGCTTCGTACAGAAAATACTACGATTTTCAGAAAACTTTCAGCGTTCCCTATACCACGTATGACTTCAATGACAACAATGAGGTTACAGGAACAAAGGTAAACGGTGCCGACGGGCTGGAAACTTCCTTGAAAGAGTACTTCGGACAGTCGCAGGAGATTACCTACAACCTCAGCCTGAACTATGCACAGAAATTCGGAAAGCACGATATAAACGTGCTACTGTTGACCGAAGGTTTTGTCAGCAATAAGGACAACCTCGAAGGCTATCGCACAAAATACAGCTCCAATGCAATCGACCAGTTGTTTGCCGGTGGAACGGAAGAAATGTCTACTACCGGAACCGGCGGCGAAGATGCACGTTTGGGCTACGTGGGTCGTATCAACTACAACTATGCCGAACGCTATTTAGTAGAAGTTTCAGCTCGTTATGATGGTTCGGCCAACTTCCCGAAAGGAAAGCGTTTCGGATTTTTCCCTGCTTTCTCACTGGGATGGCGACTGTCCGAAGAAGAGTTCTGGAAAAACATGAACCTTGTCTTCGTAGACCAACTGAAACTGCGCGGTTCTTACGGACTGGTGGGAAATGACCGGGTGACTGCTTTCCAATATCTCGACAAGTACACCTACACCACGAAAGCCAATGCGTATGGTGCCATCTTCGACGGAAAACATCAACAGTCTATCCTATACGGAACTTATCCAAACTATGACATCACCTGGGAAAAGGCCAAAGTAATGAACCTCGGTCTGGACGCTGTCCTGTGGAACGGCAAGCTCGGAGTGGAATTCGACTATTTCCGGAAGAAAACGGTGGATATCCTCAGAAGCCGTGTACGCTCCATCCCCGGAACCTTTGGCAGAAGCCTTCCGCACGAAAATTATGCACGTGTCGACAACCAAGGCTTCGAACTGATTCTGAGCCATCACAACCGTGTGGGTAAAGTAAATTACGGAGTACGGGGTAATGTGGCTTTCGCCAACAACAAAGCAGTAGTATTGGACGAAGCCGCCAATGCCGCCCCTTACGAACGATACATCGGCTATCCGCTGGACTACCGCACGGGACTGGTTGCTATGGGAATTTTCCAAACGGAAGAGGAAGTGGCCAACGCACCCTTGCAATACAACGACAAGACTGTGACGGTAGGTGATATCCGCTATGCCGACCTGAATGGCGATGGTGTAGTAAACGACTATGACAAGACTATCCTGTCATACAACCATGAGACACCGAAACTTACCTATGGTCTGTTCTTGAATGCAGACTGGAACGGATTCGACATTTCCGCATTGTTGCAAGGAGCCGCCAAAGTCAATGTGATGCTGAAAGATGAAGCACGTAACTTCTTCACTAACGGAGGATACTCCAACAACTATGCCTTCATGACCGATTACTGGACTCCGGAAAACAGAAATGCAGAATACCCAAGAGCATGGCTCGGAGCAAACTCGAACAACAACAGAGACTCTTCTTTCTGGCTGAAAGAAGCGGGATACTTACGTCTGAAATCACTCGAAGTAGGATATACGGTTCCGGGAATAGCCAAATCTGGAATTCAGAAGTTGAGAGTCTATGTCTCCGGAACCAATCTGCTGACTTGGTCGAAACTCAAACACTTTGACCCTGAAATGACAGAAGGAAGCGGATCTTACTATCCTCAACAGAGAACTTTCAATATCGGTGCATCTATAACATTTTAATTAATCCTTTGCAATTATGAATAGAATGAAATATATATTTTTATCGCTGTTTGCAGGTTTCCTCTGCACCTCCTGCGCAGACATGCTTGACGTCAAGGATTTGTCAAGTATGAGTGAAACATTTGTTTGGGAAGACGCAGCGCTTGCCAAGCAATTCCTGAACGAATTGTATGCCGACCGTCCTGGTTATGAAGCCAGCAATAACCCTTTCCTGAACAATATTACCGATGAGGGGCGCAACGGACATGCCAAAACCGGAGCCGATGATGTACTGCGAGGAGCATGGACTTCCTCTACATCTTTGGGCAACTGGATGGGCTTTTGGGTGTATACTCAGGTACGGAAAGCCAATGAATACATCTACGGACTGGAGACGAAAGCCACATTCAACGAAGACACCCGGAAAGCCTATTTGGGGGAGGCTAAGTTTCTCCGTGCATTGCTCTATTTCGACATGGTGAAACGCTATGGAGGAGTACCTCTCATAGATAAACCCCAAGGACTGGAGGACAATTTGTTTGTTCCTCGCGCCACAATAGATGAGACCTTTGAGTTTATCTTGAAAGACCTCCAGACAGCCATTACCAATTTACCCCGCAGAAATGCAACAGAAGCCGGACGCGCCACGTTGGGTGCCGCCTGGGCATTACGCTCCCGGGTACTGCTCTATTGGGCAAGTCCGCTGTTCAACTCCGAAAACAAGATCCAGCGTTGGAAAGATGCAGCAGATGCAGCCTACGAAGTCATCAAACTGGCAAAAGCCGGCGACTACGAATTGTCTGAAGATCTCAATATTTGGCTGACCCGTGACAACCGTGAAACCATCTTCGAGAAACAATATCTGCTGGGATTCAAGGAACATGGCTGGGACGGAATGCACAAGCCTCTCTCCATTGCTCACAATGTGGGTACCAAGACTAATCCGACACAGGAGATGGTAGATGCTTTCCCAATGACAAACGGTCTGTTGCCTCATCAGGAAGGTTCGGGATACGATGACCAGAACCCGTATGCCGGACGTGACAAACGCTTCTATGCAGACATTGTCTATCATCTGAGTGACTACTGCGGACGTCTGCAGAACTGCTCGGTAGAGGGTGCAGATCTAGGCTTTGTGGATGCGTGCGGCACATCATTCTGCTCACATACCGGGTATTATATCCGTAAGGGTATTAACGAAAAAAACACCTTATACGACCGCCAAACGGGTTGTGACCAAAGTTTTATTGAAATCCGCTATGCGGAAGTACTGCTGAACTATGCAGAAGCACTGAATGAATACGAAGGTCCCAACGATGATGTATTTGAAGCATTGGATGCGGTGCGCCATCGGGCAGGCATCACTACAGATGTCAAAGATATCCTGGACGATGCAACAGATAAAGAGGAAGTCCGCAAACTTATCTACAACGAACGTCGCGTAGAATTGTGTTTCGAACAACATCGTTATTTCGATATCCGTCGCTGGAAAATAGCAAAAGAGGTGATGCATGGCAAGCGCATGCATGGAATGAGAATCACTGCCAAACGAGATGCGGACGGCAAACCGCTGACAGATGAAGAAGGTAACTACATTTGGAAGTATGACCCTGAAATGGACATAGACAAGTTTCTGGGTGGAGAAAACTTCAGTTGCGTCTTCGAAGATTATATGTATTGGATGCCGATCCCTTACAGCGAGCTGACTAAGAATCCGGCTTTAATTCAGAATCCTGAATGGTAAAGTAAAATTATATATTGAATTTTAATGAAAGAAGAAAATGAAAAAATATAGTTTCCATATACTGCTGGTTTTGCTTTCATTACTAGCAGGCGCATGTTACGATTATGATGATGTGACACACGAAATCGGTGAGGCTTCTGACCAAGCTTTCATCTCTAACATGAACGTGTATGATAAAGATATGAAAAGTGTACTGAAATCCAAAAACATTCCAGCTACCCAAGTAGGTAACGATGGTATCGAACGTTTCAAGGAGGCAAATGCAATGCCTGAAATCATACTGACAGTGAAGTCCGGAACCGATCTGTCATGCCTGATACTCACGGCTACCCTGTCATCGCAATCTTCCTACGCCAAGATCTCTCCCGTTATGGGGACACTGATGGATCTTAGCTCTCCACGTGAGTTTACGGTTACCTCGCAGAGCGGAAAGAATGTACTGAAATATAAGGTGACAGTAGAAACAGAGTAGAAACCGGAAAAATGCGGATGACACAGGCTTCATTATGCAACAGTATAGCCCCAACCTGTGCCGTCCGCAAATTTATATACTTTATAGATAACCCACTTATTCTCTACTTATGATAAATTTATCGAACCGGATGAAATCCGAATTTATGCATTTTCTTTTATTCTTGCTATTTCCGGTGATATCTCTTCCGCTGATGGCACAAACGGCTTCTCCACAGAAGGTAGCATGCGTAGGCAACAGCATAACCGCAGGTGTAGGGCTTCACGACCGCAACCACGACAGTTACCCGATGGTACTGGCACGAATGTTAGGGAAAGAATATGAAGTACGTAATTTCGGCGTGAGTGGTAGGACGATGGTACAGAAAGGGCAATCGTATATGAAAGAAAAGGCATTTGAAAAAGCTTTGGACTACCGCCCGGACATATTAATCGTGAAACTGGGCACCAACGACACCAATCCCCCTTATTGGAAATATAAAAATGATTACATGAATGACATGAACATACTGATACATGCTTTCAAAAAGAGAAATCCGGAAGTGAAAGTTTACCTTTGTTACCCGGTGGCAATCTATTCCGAACGGTTCCGTGAGCGCGAAGAGATACTTGTAAACGAACTTATTCCGATGATAGACAAAGTGGCAAAACAAAATGATGCAGAAACCATAGATTTACATACACCCACCCAGGATATTCCTGACGCCTTTTTCGATAACATTCATCCGAATGAGAAAGGAGCACGTATCATTGCCAGAGAAATATGCAAGGCATTGACAAGAAATGTAACTCGGTGTACAGAATAGAAACTGCAATGATTACGACAACTATAGACTTGGTTAAAAGAAGAATAACTCTTTGTATGGCTCATTTTTTGGATAAATTTTAAACAGTTTCTTATATTGTTCATCATAACCTAATGTTTTCACATAATCTCTAACTAACATATTTTGTCTTGGCATTGTTGACGAATAATGGACTGTTGCTGCCAAGCAACTGGTTCTATAGCTTGGGAATCATGGCTATCAAGTCAAAAGCACTTATAACCTGATTTGCCATTATTCCCGCATTCTGGTAGGCGCTGAAATAAGAATCTTCCCCAACTGGATAGAAACCTGAGAACCTATATGAGTATAACCATCTAAGTATTCACGCCCTTCCTGCCAATACAGATTCCCCTGTTTATCTTCGTACCAGTCCGCCCCGTCCGGATCTATGCGGTTCACGGGGTTATTCCCGCAATATGCATAAGGACTGACAGAATTGTACTGTTTTTGCTCTGTTCTTCCCATTTTCTTGTAAGATAGTCACGATCATACTGCCAGGGAATATTTTCCTTGGAAGTTGTTTGTATATCCTCCTTATCGCGTATTGTTACACTTATCACACCGCCCGCCAATAATGACCATCCCAATCCTACGGGCGAAGCTTCCGATTGATGGGTGATTTCCGCTCCGCTAAATGCGAGGGAAACAGGGATATCGACACCTTTTCCCGACAAAGTAAACAAGGGAATATTTGCAGACATCTGTCCGGTATGTAATCCCACACTTGTTGATGCAATAGCCGTAAACTGCTGGGCATTCGCACTGGGACGTCTGATTTCATCAGCTGACTGTGCTTGTCCTGTTATGCTTAGTATTATAAAAACGACTAATAACAAGATTCTTTTTATGAACTTATTTTTTTTCTTGCTATCTGTTCTTTAAATAATTAATTGTATTGAAAGTTCCGGTGGATGCAACATCCACCGGAAGCACTTATCTGCTATTCTGACAGACTTTATTTACAGCGGCATCGCATTAGCCCCCAACACGCCCGCAGCCGCGGAAATCACCGCGATAATCAATTTCAGGATCATGTCCCATACTGATTTCTTGATTGCCATAGTTTCACACCTCCTTTCGTGTTCTTTTTTTAGTGATTTCATTTTTCGAAGAATCAGAGTTCCTTCTTCACCTCGAAGCACGGACATTCCTTTATCCATTCCTCCGGTTCTATCTCTCCATTCCTGTTCAGGTCCGGACTGAGGTCGCGATGCCCGCAGACATAGCTGTTACGGAATCGCTTCAGCAGCTGGTACACCAGCAACCGTAGCGCGCTGCGTTGCTCCGGAGTGCGGGTGTCCGCAGGCTTCCCGTTGCAGTCCAGCCCGCCTTCGTAGCAGAGGCCGATTGAATGAGCGTTGTGTCCCTTTGCATGCGCGCCGACAAGCTCCAGGGGGCGGGTGTTAACGACGGAGCCGTCCCAGCGGATGTAATAGTGATAGCCGATGCCGCGGAAGCCGCGACGGCGATGAATGGTTTCCAGTTCTTCGGTGGTAAGGGCACGATTTGCCCGGGTGGCGCTGCAATGCACCACAATCAAGTTGATACTTCTCATGATTCTCTTGGGATTAAAATAGTTTAGTTAATAAAATATAGAATAGTTCGGTTAAGTCGTAGTATTCGTATTGTGTACGTGTCGTTGAACGCGGGTGAGTTGCGGAGGTACAGTGCTTTTTGCTCTGTTATCCCTGGGAAGCTCTGCGCCTCCGCGTCTCTTCTGTTTTCTTAGCCCAGCGGATTTTCGTCGAGTCCGCCTCCGCCGTCACTACCGTTTCCGCCGTCACTGCCGCTTCCGGTTGTTTTGGAATTGTAAGGGAGGCATTTTACGCCTGTCACCATGGAGCGGGTGGCTACGGTGCGGTCGGGATTCTTGGTGTAGCAGGGCAGGAAGCGCACCGTCAGGGTGGCTTGTGCCGCCGATACCTTGTCGGCGGTTTCCACGCCTTTACCGTTGGATTTCATCGTCATGCGGAACGTGCCGAAGCCATCCAGGGTGACGCTTTCTGAAGATTGCAGATGAGTGGTCATTACTCTCACCAGGTTGTCGATCGTGTTTTTTGTGTCGCCTTTGGAGAGGGAAGAGTATTCCGCGATCTCACGGGCAATCTGATCGGTAGTTACATTACCTTTCAGCACAATGCGCGGGTAAAATAGTCTCTTTCCGGCTTTGTTTTCCAAAATGGATTGAGCCGGTTTGTAAAATACTGGCATAATTTGAATTGTTTTTAAATTGTTAATAGACTGTTCGTTGTTTGTGTCTTAAGCTTAACCACATTGCAAAGATAAGGCTTATGGTGTGAACTGAAAAATAAATCTATCCGTTTTTTATCAGAAAATGTTTTCGGATTGTTTACGGTGTGCGGCCTGCCCTATTTCACGCACAGGCTCAGCAGATACTTTCCCGGGAAGCGTATTTTCCCGTGGCTTTCGCGCAGGTCGAAGAAACCTTTCCAAATGGGATGTCCGATAATACCGAAGTTGCTCTTGAGGATGATGGCGTACTGTTCCTGCTGCGGGATGCGGTGCTGGCGGAGATTAAAGATCAGTCCGTCCAGATTGCGTTTCAGTCCGTCTTGGGGCGGTTGCAGGTGCGAGATGTCGTCATCGGTCCATTCCTTGCGGGGCGGGCGGTTGCGGGAGATTCCGTTTGAAGGCGTTTCTCCGGGTACGGCATTTTCCGAACCCGCTTCTCTTTGTGAAAAAAGAATCTCCTCCCCCCTTTCCTCCGCGGACTTCCGGTCCGCGTTCTGAGTTCCCCCGGCGGGGGAACTATTGAGGAGGGGATATTCTTTTCTATTCTGTGCTATGCTATTCTGTGCTATGCTATGTGTACCGGATGTTTCATTTTTTGGGGTAAATGTTACATTATCCCCTTCCGTTTCATTCTTTCCGGTGGAAAGGGTTTCTTCTTCCGTCTTTTCTTCGCTCTCCCGCCCGGGCGCTTCTTCCTCTTCCTCTCTTCCGTTGCCGATGCGGAACCGCTCGTCTATCACGGCGGACTTGCGTCGCTTGGTGCTGAAGAGGTATTGGCTTTGTATCTCTCCGCTGGTGAGCACGCCGTATTGACTGAAAATACCGGGATGGAAGATGCCGTACTCAATGGCGAGGCCGAGGATGCGTTTCACGTCGTCGGCGGACTGGTTGTAGAGGTTGGTGGCGAGGTCGTCGTAGAAGAGTTCGTCGGCAAGGACATAGTAGCCCTCGCCGCCGTAGATGCAGGCGAGGGTGCACATCAAGGTGGCGAGGGCGCCTTCGCCTTCGCGTTTCATGATGCGGCGCACGAGGCGGTTGTTCATGAAGTCGATGTCGACAGGGAAGTAATCGAGTCCCCGTTTT from Bacteroides sp. MSB163 includes:
- a CDS encoding GDSL-type esterase/lipase family protein; its protein translation is MKSEFMHFLLFLLFPVISLPLMAQTASPQKVACVGNSITAGVGLHDRNHDSYPMVLARMLGKEYEVRNFGVSGRTMVQKGQSYMKEKAFEKALDYRPDILIVKLGTNDTNPPYWKYKNDYMNDMNILIHAFKKRNPEVKVYLCYPVAIYSERFREREEILVNELIPMIDKVAKQNDAETIDLHTPTQDIPDAFFDNIHPNEKGARIIAREICKALTRNVTRCTE
- a CDS encoding DUF4373 domain-containing protein — protein: MSRIKKRGLDYFPVDIDFMNNRLVRRIMKREGEGALATLMCTLACIYGGEGYYVLADELFYDDLATNLYNQSADDVKRILGLAIEYGIFHPGIFSQYGVLTSGEIQSQYLFSTKRRKSAVIDERFRIGNGREEEEEAPGRESEEKTEEETLSTGKNETEGDNVTFTPKNETSGTHSIAQNSIAQNRKEYPLLNSSPAGGTQNADRKSAEERGEEILFSQREAGSENAVPGETPSNGISRNRPPRKEWTDDDISHLQPPQDGLKRNLDGLIFNLRQHRIPQQEQYAIILKSNFGIIGHPIWKGFFDLRESHGKIRFPGKYLLSLCVK
- a CDS encoding smalltalk protein; the encoded protein is MAIKKSVWDMILKLIIAVISAAAGVLGANAMPL
- a CDS encoding HU family DNA-binding protein — protein: MPVFYKPAQSILENKAGKRLFYPRIVLKGNVTTDQIAREIAEYSSLSKGDTKNTIDNLVRVMTTHLQSSESVTLDGFGTFRMTMKSNGKGVETADKVSAAQATLTVRFLPCYTKNPDRTVATRSMVTGVKCLPYNSKTTGSGSDGGNGSDGGGGLDENPLG
- a CDS encoding N-acetylmuramoyl-L-alanine amidase, which produces MRSINLIVVHCSATRANRALTTEELETIHRRRGFRGIGYHYYIRWDGSVVNTRPLELVGAHAKGHNAHSIGLCYEGGLDCNGKPADTRTPEQRSALRLLVYQLLKRFRNSYVCGHRDLSPDLNRNGEIEPEEWIKECPCFEVKKEL
- a CDS encoding RagB/SusD family nutrient uptake outer membrane protein; this translates as MKYIFLSLFAGFLCTSCADMLDVKDLSSMSETFVWEDAALAKQFLNELYADRPGYEASNNPFLNNITDEGRNGHAKTGADDVLRGAWTSSTSLGNWMGFWVYTQVRKANEYIYGLETKATFNEDTRKAYLGEAKFLRALLYFDMVKRYGGVPLIDKPQGLEDNLFVPRATIDETFEFILKDLQTAITNLPRRNATEAGRATLGAAWALRSRVLLYWASPLFNSENKIQRWKDAADAAYEVIKLAKAGDYELSEDLNIWLTRDNRETIFEKQYLLGFKEHGWDGMHKPLSIAHNVGTKTNPTQEMVDAFPMTNGLLPHQEGSGYDDQNPYAGRDKRFYADIVYHLSDYCGRLQNCSVEGADLGFVDACGTSFCSHTGYYIRKGINEKNTLYDRQTGCDQSFIEIRYAEVLLNYAEALNEYEGPNDDVFEALDAVRHRAGITTDVKDILDDATDKEEVRKLIYNERRVELCFEQHRYFDIRRWKIAKEVMHGKRMHGMRITAKRDADGKPLTDEEGNYIWKYDPEMDIDKFLGGENFSCVFEDYMYWMPIPYSELTKNPALIQNPEW
- a CDS encoding TonB-dependent receptor, yielding MKDTTRMSVPLLRQLIMSAMFLASTLSVWAQAGNHVTGNVTDVTGEPMTGVSVVEKGTTNGVVTGLDGSFRLNVKQGAILRFSFIGYKEQEIPAVTNSMMKVVMQEDLEQLEEVVVVGYGTQKRANLTGAVATMDSKQLASMPNTSIANSLAGMLPGLIATNNTGKPGSSASISIRGKSTWGNNSVLTVVDGIVRDFKDLDANEVENITILKDASAGAIYGARAANGVILVTTKRGMSGKPRFSYNGRIGMTQPTRFPRLMNAYEYASTYNNGLQNMGIKDTDPRYFTNEQLASYADGSVGTDWWKLCMQDFSFQQAHNLTVNGGTDAVKYFFSLGYTDQEGMFHGSGYTRYNFRSNVDATITKYLTISVNVDAYLSKAKARDYSEGKIFDNIIQQRPFLTAYNQTTGLPINTTGEHPGEMLKTKGYNNHDYNNFYSTVSFKHELPFVLKGLSVSGLASYRKYYDFQKTFSVPYTTYDFNDNNEVTGTKVNGADGLETSLKEYFGQSQEITYNLSLNYAQKFGKHDINVLLLTEGFVSNKDNLEGYRTKYSSNAIDQLFAGGTEEMSTTGTGGEDARLGYVGRINYNYAERYLVEVSARYDGSANFPKGKRFGFFPAFSLGWRLSEEEFWKNMNLVFVDQLKLRGSYGLVGNDRVTAFQYLDKYTYTTKANAYGAIFDGKHQQSILYGTYPNYDITWEKAKVMNLGLDAVLWNGKLGVEFDYFRKKTVDILRSRVRSIPGTFGRSLPHENYARVDNQGFELILSHHNRVGKVNYGVRGNVAFANNKAVVLDEAANAAPYERYIGYPLDYRTGLVAMGIFQTEEEVANAPLQYNDKTVTVGDIRYADLNGDGVVNDYDKTILSYNHETPKLTYGLFLNADWNGFDISALLQGAAKVNVMLKDEARNFFTNGGYSNNYAFMTDYWTPENRNAEYPRAWLGANSNNNRDSSFWLKEAGYLRLKSLEVGYTVPGIAKSGIQKLRVYVSGTNLLTWSKLKHFDPEMTEGSGSYYPQQRTFNIGASITF